The following proteins are co-located in the Xiphophorus hellerii strain 12219 chromosome 2, Xiphophorus_hellerii-4.1, whole genome shotgun sequence genome:
- the LOC116711922 gene encoding proprotein convertase subtilisin/kexin type 5 isoform X2 — MNVLLLRTPQGTKLTGQELGFCLPCDRVCSSCTGASPRDCLTCSVGYLRLFQLCVLHCPTGYYKQSSHCQKCDPSCELCTGPGPESCRACLPPLLELKGTKLCVERCPHRFHQVNDLCKQCHTSCQTCTDSSPQGCLTCDWGSTLKDSVCYPRCEEGQYFSKMETCGLCDSSCRHCVGPRPDQCLTCHVDFALHAVENRCSRCCQAAGNHTNCCVCDTRSALCVEAPLSRPGDHKELDTNMSSRALKHTSAAVPVALLLAAGLALAVFALVKAHSRRRLCWSQSYERLSGSGGINMPHGVPEPDSGDEVDVVYTSRGGSVYRRYSFILEQDTDADQDVIGNQS; from the exons ATGAATGTCCTGCTGCTACGTACTCCACAAGGCACGAAGCTGACTGGACAGGAGCTGGGATTCTGTTTGCCCTGTGACCGTGTTTGCTCCAGCTGCACTGGGGCATCGCCTCGAGACTGCCTGACCTGCTCTGTGGGATACCTGCGGCTCTTCCAGCTCTGCGTCCTCCATTGCCCCACCGG GTATTACAAACAGAGCTCTCACTGCCAAAAATGTGACCCGTCCTGCGAGCTGTGCACAGGGCCGGGGCCAGAGTCCTGCCGGGCCTGTCTCCCTCCTCTCCTGGAGCTGAAAGGCACCAAGCTGTGTGTCGAACGCTGCCCGCACCGCTTCCATCAGGTCAATGACCTCTGTAAACAGTGCCATACCAGCTGTCAGACCTGCACAG ACTCCTCGCCTCAAGGCTGCTTGACGTGTGACTGGGGTAGCACTTTGAAGGACAGTGTCTGTTACCCACGCTGTGAGGAGGGGCAGTACTTTTCAAAAATG GAAACCTGTGGGCTTTGTGACAGCTCCTGCAGGCACTGCGTCGGCCCCAGACCTGACCAGTGTCTGACCTGTCACGTAGACTTCGCCCTCCATGCTGTAGAGAACCGTTGCTCCCGCTGCTGTCAGGCTGCAGGGAATCACACCAACTGCTGTGTTTGTGACACTCGCTCAG CTCTTTGTGTGGAGGCTCCTCTGTCCAGGCCTGGAGATCACAAGGAGTTGGACACAAATATGTCCTCGCGGGCTTTAAAGCACACCTCAGCTGCTGTGCCTGTTGCCCTGCTGCTGGCAGCCGGTCTGGCGCTGGCGGTCTTTGCCTTGGTTAAGGCGCATTCCAGGAGGAGGCTTTGCTGGAGCCAAAGCTACGAGAGACTGAGTGGGAGTGGCGGCATCAACATGCCACATGGCGTGCCCGAGCCTGACAGCGGCGATGAGGTAGATGTGGTTTACACCAGCAGAGGCGGATCAGTTTATAGACGCTACAGCTTCATCCTTGAGCAGGACACAGACGCAGACCAAGATGTCATCGGAAATCAGTCTTAG
- the gcnt3 gene encoding LOW QUALITY PROTEIN: beta-1,3-galactosyl-O-glycosyl-glycoprotein beta-1,6-N-acetylglucosaminyltransferase 3 (The sequence of the model RefSeq protein was modified relative to this genomic sequence to represent the inferred CDS: deleted 1 base in 1 codon): MIKYCSISFKLETALMRASPALSPLSKEMTNTKLRRRSTFFFSLSLACLFLSFAFWETAIDRSSPSQFHIPDQFFADLPACLAIIAGAVEGTKAEIKELLASRSRKTTLSEDFYINATKDCAAYIKNRGFILVPLSEEELNFPIAYSIVIHEKIEMFERLLRSIYAPQNIYCVHIDLKSSLSFHKAVKKIVSCFPNVFVASKLESVVYASWSRVQADLNCMKDLLHSEVQWRYLLNTCGTDFPIKTNREMVKALKVLNGRNSLETEATSDYKKARWQYHHSVTNRVIRTDVRKSPPPISSPMFSGNAYFVVSRAFVKYLMRNGEIQKFMEWEKDTYSPDEHMWATLQRMSSVPGSMPSNGKYDTSDMMALARVVKWSYLTGDVNKGAPYYPCTGAYRRAVCVYGTGDLLWLLRQQHLFANKFDPEVDDISIRCLESVLHFKALGYDPLGSLQNPNLL, from the exons ATGATTAAGTACTGCAGCATCTCCTTCAAACTGGAAACTGCATTGATGAGAGCTTCACCTGCCCTGTCACCTCTGAGCAAAGAGATGACTAACACAAAACTCCGGAGAAggtcgactttttttttttctctcagccTGGCTTGTTTGTTCCTTTCCTTTGCTTTTTGGGAAACCGCCATTGATAGAAGTTCGCCCTCTCAATTTCATATCCCGGATCAGTTTTTCGCTGACCTGCCTGCCTGTTTAGCCATCATCGCTGGAGCTGTAGAGGGTACCAAGGCTGAAATAAAAGAGCTTCTAGCATCCAGGAGTAGGAAAACAACTCTTTCTGAGGATTTCTACATTAATGCAACAAAAGATTGTGCAGCTTACATTAAGAATAGAGGTTTCATTTTAGTGCCTTTAAGTGAGGAGGAACTAAATTTTCCCATTGCATACTCCATAGTGATACACGAGAAGATTGAGATGTTTGAACGACTCCTACGATCTATTTATGCTCCACAGAACATCTACTGTGTCCATATTGACCTGAAGTCTTCCCTGTCTTTTCACAAGGCTGTGAAGAAAATAGTTTCCTGCTTTCCCAATGTTTTTGTAGCCAGTAAATTAGAAAGTGTTGTGTATGCTTCATGGTCCAGAGTACAGGCAGATCTGAACTGCATGAAAGATCTGCTGCACTCTGAAGTTCAGTGGAGATACCTTTTGAATACCTGTGGGACAGACTTTCCCATTAAAACCAACAGGGAGATGGTGAAGGCTCTGAAAGTCCTTAATGGGAGGAACAGCTTGGAAACTGAAGCCACCAGTGACTACAAGAAAGCTCGCTGGCAGTACCACCAC AGTGTCACCAACAGGGTCATCAGAACAGACGTGAGAAAAAGCCCGCCACCCATCAGCAGCCCAATGTTCTCAGGAAACGCCTACTTTGTGGTCTCAAGGGCCTTTGTGAAATACCTGATGCGGAACGGAGAGATTCAGAAATTCATGGAGTGGGAAAAAGACACATACAGTCCAGACGAGCACATGTGGGCCACCCTGCAGAGGATGTCCTCTGTTCCTGGATCAATGCCCTCAAACGGCAAATATGACACGTCGGACATGATGGCTCTCGCCCGAGTTGTCAAGTGGTCTTATTTAACAGGAGACGTGAACAAAGGAGCTCCGTACTATCCATGTACAGGGGCCTACAGGAGAGCGGTGTGTGTGTACGGCACCGGCGATCTCCTGTGGCTTCTGAGACAGCAGCACCTCTTTGCAAATAAGTTCGACCCAGAAGTTGATGACATTTCGATCAGGTGTTTGGAGTCAGTTCTGCATTTCAAAGCTTTGGGTTATGACCCCCTGGGCTCTCTGCAAAATCCAAATCTCTTGTAG
- the bnip2 gene encoding BCL2/adenovirus E1B 19 kDa protein-interacting protein 2 isoform X1, with protein sequence MEGVELKEEWQDEDFPRPLPEEEDLDEFFSGTSEERDPGYGENQSKKAKKKLSAPDMSLTLDRSEGSLLSDELEEITDLDLDDMETPSDNSNEFEWEDDLPKPKTTEILQKTVDSVQEYSASEEREEGRRWRIFRFGDQDHRVDMKAIEPYKKVISHGGYYGDGLNAIIVFAVCFMPESGQPNYRYIMDNLFKYVIGTLELLVAENYMIVYLNGATSRKKMPAVSWLRKCYQQIDRRLRKNLKSLIIVHPSWFIRTLLALTKPFISSKFSQKVKYVYSLKTLAELVPMEYVAIPECIKQFDAEKNRKSNKRVDQEIFGKVEMAAAAVPE encoded by the exons ATGGAAGGAGTTGAGCTGAAGGAAGAGTGGCAAGATGAAGACTTCCCACG GCCCCTCCCAGAGGAAGAGGATCTTGATGAGTTTTTTTCTGGAACCTCTGAAGAGAGAGACCCTG GTTATGGAGAGAACCAAAGCAAGAAGGCCAAGAAAAAACTCTCTGCTCCAGACATGAGTTTGACTCTGGACCGCAGCGAAGGTTCTCTTCTCTCTGATGAGTTGGAGGAAATTACAGATCTGGACCTGGACGACATGGAGACGCCCTCAGACAACAGCAATGAATTTGAATGGGAAG aTGATCTTCCTAAACCAAAAACCACAGAAATACTACAGAAAACCGTTGATTCAGTCCAGGAATATTCGGCCTCAGAGGAGCGGGAAGAAGGACGACGATGGAGGATTTTCCGTTTTGGAGATCAAGATCACAGAGTGGACATGAAGGCCATTGAACCTTACAAGAAAGTCATCAGCCATGGGG GTTATTACGGAGATGGTTTGAATGCCATCATTGTGTTTGCTGTTTGCTTCATGCCTGAGAGCGGTCAACCAAACTACAGATACATCATGGATAatttattcaa GTATGTCATTGGCACACTGGAGCTGCTGGTTGCTGAGAATTACATGATTGTGTATTTGAATGGGGCAACGTCTCGGAAAAAGATGCCAGCTGTTAGCTGGCTCAGAAAGTGCTACCAGCAGATTGATCGCAG GTTACGGAAAAACCTAAAATCGCTGATAATTGTCCACCCCTCCTGGTTCATTCGTACCCTGCTGGCACTCACAAAACCCTTCATAAG CTCCAAGTTTTCTCAGAAAGTCAAGTATGTGTACAGCTTGAAAACCCTTGCTGAACTTGTCCCTATGGAGTACGTGGCCATTCCAGAATGTATCAAACA GTTTGATGCcgaaaaaaataggaaaagcaataaaag AGTTGACCAGGAAATATTCGGGAAGGTGGagatggctgctgctgctgttcctgAGTGA
- the bnip2 gene encoding BCL2/adenovirus E1B 19 kDa protein-interacting protein 2 isoform X3: protein MEGVELKEEWQDEDFPRPLPEEEDLDEFFSGTSEERDPGYGENQSKKAKKKLSAPDMSLTLDRSEGSLLSDELEEITDLDLDDMETPSDNSNEFEWEDDLPKPKTTEILQKTVDSVQEYSASEEREEGRRWRIFRFGDQDHRVDMKAIEPYKKVISHGGYYGDGLNAIIVFAVCFMPESGQPNYRYIMDNLFKYVIGTLELLVAENYMIVYLNGATSRKKMPAVSWLRKCYQQIDRRLRKNLKSLIIVHPSWFIRTLLALTKPFISSKFSQKVKYVYSLKTLAELVPMEYVAIPECIKQVDQEIFGKVEMAAAAVPE, encoded by the exons ATGGAAGGAGTTGAGCTGAAGGAAGAGTGGCAAGATGAAGACTTCCCACG GCCCCTCCCAGAGGAAGAGGATCTTGATGAGTTTTTTTCTGGAACCTCTGAAGAGAGAGACCCTG GTTATGGAGAGAACCAAAGCAAGAAGGCCAAGAAAAAACTCTCTGCTCCAGACATGAGTTTGACTCTGGACCGCAGCGAAGGTTCTCTTCTCTCTGATGAGTTGGAGGAAATTACAGATCTGGACCTGGACGACATGGAGACGCCCTCAGACAACAGCAATGAATTTGAATGGGAAG aTGATCTTCCTAAACCAAAAACCACAGAAATACTACAGAAAACCGTTGATTCAGTCCAGGAATATTCGGCCTCAGAGGAGCGGGAAGAAGGACGACGATGGAGGATTTTCCGTTTTGGAGATCAAGATCACAGAGTGGACATGAAGGCCATTGAACCTTACAAGAAAGTCATCAGCCATGGGG GTTATTACGGAGATGGTTTGAATGCCATCATTGTGTTTGCTGTTTGCTTCATGCCTGAGAGCGGTCAACCAAACTACAGATACATCATGGATAatttattcaa GTATGTCATTGGCACACTGGAGCTGCTGGTTGCTGAGAATTACATGATTGTGTATTTGAATGGGGCAACGTCTCGGAAAAAGATGCCAGCTGTTAGCTGGCTCAGAAAGTGCTACCAGCAGATTGATCGCAG GTTACGGAAAAACCTAAAATCGCTGATAATTGTCCACCCCTCCTGGTTCATTCGTACCCTGCTGGCACTCACAAAACCCTTCATAAG CTCCAAGTTTTCTCAGAAAGTCAAGTATGTGTACAGCTTGAAAACCCTTGCTGAACTTGTCCCTATGGAGTACGTGGCCATTCCAGAATGTATCAAACA AGTTGACCAGGAAATATTCGGGAAGGTGGagatggctgctgctgctgttcctgAGTGA
- the bnip2 gene encoding BCL2/adenovirus E1B 19 kDa protein-interacting protein 2 isoform X2, giving the protein MEGVELKEEWQDEDFPRPLPEEEDLDEFFSGTSEERDPGYGENQSKKAKKKLSAPDMSLTLDRSEGSLLSDELEEITDLDLDDMETPSDNSNEFEWEDDLPKPKTTEILQKTVDSVQEYSASEEREEGRRWRIFRFGDQDHRVDMKAIEPYKKVISHGGYYGDGLNAIIVFAVCFMPESGQPNYRYIMDNLFKYVIGTLELLVAENYMIVYLNGATSRKKMPAVSWLRKCYQQIDRRLRKNLKSLIIVHPSWFIRTLLALTKPFISSKFSQKVKYVYSLKTLAELVPMEYVAIPECIKQFDAEKNRKSNKRFRVAAVYI; this is encoded by the exons ATGGAAGGAGTTGAGCTGAAGGAAGAGTGGCAAGATGAAGACTTCCCACG GCCCCTCCCAGAGGAAGAGGATCTTGATGAGTTTTTTTCTGGAACCTCTGAAGAGAGAGACCCTG GTTATGGAGAGAACCAAAGCAAGAAGGCCAAGAAAAAACTCTCTGCTCCAGACATGAGTTTGACTCTGGACCGCAGCGAAGGTTCTCTTCTCTCTGATGAGTTGGAGGAAATTACAGATCTGGACCTGGACGACATGGAGACGCCCTCAGACAACAGCAATGAATTTGAATGGGAAG aTGATCTTCCTAAACCAAAAACCACAGAAATACTACAGAAAACCGTTGATTCAGTCCAGGAATATTCGGCCTCAGAGGAGCGGGAAGAAGGACGACGATGGAGGATTTTCCGTTTTGGAGATCAAGATCACAGAGTGGACATGAAGGCCATTGAACCTTACAAGAAAGTCATCAGCCATGGGG GTTATTACGGAGATGGTTTGAATGCCATCATTGTGTTTGCTGTTTGCTTCATGCCTGAGAGCGGTCAACCAAACTACAGATACATCATGGATAatttattcaa GTATGTCATTGGCACACTGGAGCTGCTGGTTGCTGAGAATTACATGATTGTGTATTTGAATGGGGCAACGTCTCGGAAAAAGATGCCAGCTGTTAGCTGGCTCAGAAAGTGCTACCAGCAGATTGATCGCAG GTTACGGAAAAACCTAAAATCGCTGATAATTGTCCACCCCTCCTGGTTCATTCGTACCCTGCTGGCACTCACAAAACCCTTCATAAG CTCCAAGTTTTCTCAGAAAGTCAAGTATGTGTACAGCTTGAAAACCCTTGCTGAACTTGTCCCTATGGAGTACGTGGCCATTCCAGAATGTATCAAACA GTTTGATGCcgaaaaaaataggaaaagcaataaaag GTTTAGAGTTGCTGCAGTTTATAtttg A
- the bnip2 gene encoding BCL2/adenovirus E1B 19 kDa protein-interacting protein 2 isoform X4, translated as MEGVELKEEWQDEDFPRPLPEEEDLDEFFSGTSEERDPGYGENQSKKAKKKLSAPDMSLTLDRSEGSLLSDELEEITDLDLDDMETPSDNSNEFEWEDDLPKPKTTEILQKTVDSVQEYSASEEREEGRRWRIFRFGDQDHRVDMKAIEPYKKVISHGGYYGDGLNAIIVFAVCFMPESGQPNYRYIMDNLFKYVIGTLELLVAENYMIVYLNGATSRKKMPAVSWLRKCYQQIDRRLRKNLKSLIIVHPSWFIRTLLALTKPFISSKFSQKVKYVYSLKTLAELVPMEYVAIPECIKHFPAPLKV; from the exons ATGGAAGGAGTTGAGCTGAAGGAAGAGTGGCAAGATGAAGACTTCCCACG GCCCCTCCCAGAGGAAGAGGATCTTGATGAGTTTTTTTCTGGAACCTCTGAAGAGAGAGACCCTG GTTATGGAGAGAACCAAAGCAAGAAGGCCAAGAAAAAACTCTCTGCTCCAGACATGAGTTTGACTCTGGACCGCAGCGAAGGTTCTCTTCTCTCTGATGAGTTGGAGGAAATTACAGATCTGGACCTGGACGACATGGAGACGCCCTCAGACAACAGCAATGAATTTGAATGGGAAG aTGATCTTCCTAAACCAAAAACCACAGAAATACTACAGAAAACCGTTGATTCAGTCCAGGAATATTCGGCCTCAGAGGAGCGGGAAGAAGGACGACGATGGAGGATTTTCCGTTTTGGAGATCAAGATCACAGAGTGGACATGAAGGCCATTGAACCTTACAAGAAAGTCATCAGCCATGGGG GTTATTACGGAGATGGTTTGAATGCCATCATTGTGTTTGCTGTTTGCTTCATGCCTGAGAGCGGTCAACCAAACTACAGATACATCATGGATAatttattcaa GTATGTCATTGGCACACTGGAGCTGCTGGTTGCTGAGAATTACATGATTGTGTATTTGAATGGGGCAACGTCTCGGAAAAAGATGCCAGCTGTTAGCTGGCTCAGAAAGTGCTACCAGCAGATTGATCGCAG GTTACGGAAAAACCTAAAATCGCTGATAATTGTCCACCCCTCCTGGTTCATTCGTACCCTGCTGGCACTCACAAAACCCTTCATAAG CTCCAAGTTTTCTCAGAAAGTCAAGTATGTGTACAGCTTGAAAACCCTTGCTGAACTTGTCCCTATGGAGTACGTGGCCATTCCAGAATGTATCAAACA TTTTCCTGCCCCTCTTAAGGTTTGA